The Schistocerca gregaria isolate iqSchGreg1 chromosome 1, iqSchGreg1.2, whole genome shotgun sequence genome includes a window with the following:
- the LOC126339466 gene encoding uncharacterized protein LOC126339466, translated as MSYRETTEDLETLEGKLTTLITDTFKCCVRNYEALLPYLGKKETNSKTRHKLVQVNILLNKLNEYLVSLRVEYDGNSSYEQKGKSVLCEGGRKRRMNDLLELGGHETKNIKMKVQFTNNAKHSIALTSETGINMQSENIVLMGSEKTSNTQNQKSDIHRNKNTKMEIQDSKQVKDTHELPITNSQIHAVQKSCDTTKNEKTDDEESESVPDRFVKGNTYDKSADSTIHTESNEACVPLQNVESEISSQEKCEDSDIVLSKDPITRVPVQRVEEVCNVRHELYGIKKHKKNSFKCTLCMCVVSDLKTLYSHVQGKKHQKKLAGKACSIRIAEVPNSTSESAASVSMCSTVACSITDTVPSNSCESIMSDSVCSAVSCSPAEIGPSSSSESTASDSVSPVFCSLADNVAIVEDKDKVASMKRAVVLEHIWTYFDPPFHFNKKFIRFHSERIICYLCYEETGRYILDVRKHISKVSHLDRINTLRNMNLKNKSSNIQMFDVPGSLENIVPATQFSLRNYGFFCSVCNCFCENTVVLNHMTGESHGKKLDEIKKSV; from the coding sequence ATGAGTTACCGAGAGACAACAGAAGATTTAGAAACATTAGAGGGCAAATTAACCACTCTGATAACTGATACTTTCAAATGTTGCGTAAGGAACTATGAAGCCTTACTGCCATACCTTGGGAAAAAGGAAACAAATTCTAAAACACGTCACAAATTAGTACAAGTTAATATACTGTTAAACAAGTTAAATGAATACCTTGTGAGTCTAAGAGTTGAATATGATGGTAActcatcatatgaacaaaaagggaAGTCTGTTCTGTGTGAAGGAGGTAGGAAGAGAAGAATGAATGATCTGCTCGAGTTAGGTGGACATGAgaccaaaaatataaaaatgaaagtgCAATTTACCAACAATGCAAAGCATTCCATTGCATTAACTTCAGAGACTGGAATCAATATGCAGTCGGAGAATATAGTATTAATGGGTAGTGAAAAAACAAGTAATACACAAAATCAGAAGTCGGACATACACAggaacaaaaacacaaaaatggaGATACAAGATTCAAAGCAAGTCAAAGATACACATGAATTGCCTATAACTAATAGTCAGATTCATGCTGTTCAGAAATCATGTGACACTACAAAAAATGAAAAGACTGATGATGAAGAAAGTGAATCTGTGCCAGATAGATTTGTGAAGGGTAATACATATGATAAATCTGCTGACAGTACTATTCACACAGAAAGCAATGAAGCATGTGTTCCATTACAAAATGTAGAAAGTGAGATTAGCAGTCAAGAGAAATGTGAAGATAGTGACATTGTTCTTAGTAAAGATCCTATAACACGTGTACCTGTTCAGAGAGTAGAAGAAGTGTGTAATGTGAGGCATGAACTATATGGTATCAAAAAGCACAAGAAAAATAGTTTTAAGTGTACACTGTGCATGTGTGTAGTTTCTGACTTGAAAACACTGTATAGTCATGTGCAAGGAAAGAAGCATCAAAAGAAACTGGCTGGCAAGGCTTGTTCAATCAGAATTGCTGAAGTTCCAAATAGCACCAGTGAAAGTGCAGCATCTGTTTCTATGTGTTCTACAGTTGCCTGCTCAATCACTGATACTGTTCCAAGTAATAGCTGTGAAAGTATAATGTCTGATTCTGTGTGTTCTGCTGTTTCCTGCTCACCTGCTGAAATTGGTCCAAGTAGCAGCAGTGAAAGTACAGCATCTGATTCTGTGAGTCCTGTTTTCTGCTCTCTGGCTGATAATGTTGCTATTGTAGAGGACAAAGACAAGGTAGCATCAATGAAACGTGCAGTTGTATTAGAGCATATATGGACTTATTTTGATCCACCATTTCACTTTAACAAAAAATTCATTAGGTTTCATTCGGAGCGAATAATCTGTTACCTTTGTTATGAAGAGACAGGAAGGTACATACTCGATGTGAGGAAGCACATTTCTAAAGTAAGTCATCTGGATCGGATAAATACATTACGGAACATGAATTTGAAAAATAAATCCTCCAATATACAAATGTTTGATGTACCAGGCAGCCTAGAGAACATTGTTCCTGCAACACAGTTTAGTTTGAGAAACTATGGTTTCTTTTGTAGTGTGTGCaactgtttctgtgaaaatacagtTGTGTTAAATCACATGACAGGTGAAAGCCATGGCAAAAAGCTAGATGAAATTAAAAAATCTGTATAG